The Pseudonocardia sp. HH130630-07 DNA window CCCCGGTCACCGAGAACATCCGGTGCAGGGGGACGACGACGTCGTCGACGACCAGTGTGTTGCTCCCGGTGCCGCGCATCCCCGCGACGTCCCAGGTGTCCTCGACCCGGCACGCGGCCGTCGGCACCAGGGCGAGGGCCTGGTCGAGCACCGTCCCGTCGTCCCCGGTGACCGGCACCCCGAGCACCGCCCAGTCGGCGTGCCAGGACCCGGAGTTGTACGGCCAGCGCCCGCTGACCCGGTAGCCGCCGTCGACCGGGGCGGTCTCGGCGGTGCCGGCGACGACGCCGGAGACCCGCCGTCCGCCCGTCCCGCCGAACACCTCCTCCCGGGCCCGGTCCGGGAACAGCGCGGCCATCCATGCGCACGAGTTGTAGATGGCCGTGACCCAGCCGGCGGCGCCGTCGGACTCGGCGACGGCGGCGGCGACCTCGATGACGCCGCGCACCGGCAGCTCGGGGCCGCCGAGCGCGCGCGGGACCGACAGGTCGAACAGGCCGGCGTCGGTCAGCGCGGAGACGACCTCGTCCGGCAGCCGCCGGTCCCGGTCACCGCGGGCGGAGTGCTCGGCGACGAGCGGGCCCAGCGCGCGGGCCCGGTCGACCAGCTCGGCGGTGGACATCGGCTGCACGGCGGTCATCGGTTCGCTCCCTCGACCTCGGCGAGCGCGACCGGCTGCAGGACGGAGGCCGCCGCGGCGGTTTCGTCGGTGCTGGTCCACACCGGGTGCGTGGCGAACGCGAGCGTGACCGGCTCCGGCCCCGCGCGGTAGACCACCTCCGGGCCCGGGCGCAGCCAGATGATCTCGCCCGGCCCCGCGGTCACCCGCTCGGCGCCCCGCTCGACGGTGAACTCGCCGTCGAGGACGACGACCGCCTCGTCGTAGCTGGGGGTCCAGGGCATCGATTCGCCGGCGCCGAAGTGCGCCAGCCCGACCCCCATGGACGTCGAGTTCGAGGCGTCGACGACGTCGCCGAGGAAGATCCGGCGGTCGGCGAAGCGCATCCAGGACGCGTCCTCGGCGGTGTACTTGACGAACGACATGGGACTCTCCTTCTCCTCTGTGGCCCCGCGGCGCGGGGAGGTGTTCAGGTGTGGGTGAGCGGGACGAACCGGCGGTCGAGCAGGCCGTCCGGCAGCAGCCGGGCCAGGCGCACCGCGGAGCGGGCGTCCCGGCCGACCGGGTAGCGGGTCCGCGGGCGGGCCGCGGTCAGCGCCCGGAGCACCGCGCGCGCGACGTCGTCCGGTGTGGTTCTGCTGGTGCGGGCGCCCTCGGCGTTGCCGCGCAGGAACCGCGTGAACACGTCCCGGTAGGTGTCCGCGACGTCCGGTGAGCGAGCGAGCACCTCGTCGGCGGTGTCCGAGACCTTGTCCCAGATCGGGGTCAGGATCGCACCGGGCTGCACGACCGAGACACGCACGCCCAGGGGTGCCAGCTCGCGGCGCAACGCGTCGCTCATGGCTTCCTTGGCGAACTGCGCCATCGCGTAGGCACCCATGTACGGCACGGCCAGGCTGCCGAGGCCGGACGTCACGTTCACGATCCGTCCCCGATGCCTGCGCAGCTGGGGCAGGAACGCCTGGGTGACCGAGACCTGACCGACGACGTTGATCTCCAGCTGGCGGCGCAGCTCATCCGGCGGCAGGCACTCCAGTGGCGCGGAGACGCAGATCCCGGCGTTGTTCACCAGGCCCCGGATCCCGCCGAGCCGCTCCGCCTCGGCCGCGGCGGCGCGCACCGCGTCCTCGTCGGTGACGTCGAACCGCAGCGGGTGCACGGCGCCGGGGCGGGCGTCGGCGGCGATCCGCTCGCCGTCGGTGCCGCGGCGCACGCCGGCCAGCACCGTGAACCCGGATCGGGCCAGCGTGAGCGCGCAGTGCCGGCCCAGGCCGGACGACGCGCCGGTCACCAGGACCGTTCCGCGGGCGCTCACCGGGCCACCCCGGCCGGTGCGGCGATCGGGCGCCGCGCGGCGACCAGACCGGTCAGCTCGTCGAGCCATCCGTCGGCGATCCTGGCCGCGCGGGCGGCCGGGACCGCGTCCTCGACGTGCGTGAGATCGATCGACAGCACGCCGCGGTGGGTGGTGACGGCGGCCACCAGCAGCCCGACGACCGAGATCCCGGCCGCGAACCGGGCGCCGCTCACGTCCCAGGGGCCGATCCGGTCCGGGACGGCGCACACGCCGAGGTTGGTGAGGCAGAGGTTGATCGGGCCCTCCCGGTCCAGACGGTCGAGGAACGGCCCGGCCGCGTCCGGGGTCGCCGGCGCGGCCCGGCCCAGCTCGGTGATCATCGAGAAGTGCTCGCCGCGGGCGCGCCGTGCTGCCAGGTCGTCGCCGATCGCGGCGGCCGCGTCCCACGGGTCACCCGTGGTGTCGACGACCGTCGGCAGCGTCGCGACGAAGCTGCCCACCTCGTGCCGGTCCACCGGGGGCTCCAGGTCGGCCCGGAAGTCCACCGGGGAGCCGAGCACCATGCACCCGGCGCCGGGGGACTCCCGGGCCACGACCCGGGCGAGCGTGCCCCCGAGCAGGCCGTGCACGCTCACCCCCGCCGCGCGGCAGGCGATGACCAGAGCGGAGAGCGCCGGGCCGGCGATCTCGCGGCGGACCAGCCCGGTGCGCCGCGACGCGTGCGGCACGATCCGGTCCGCCTCGACCCGCGCCGGCCGGTGCCGGGCCAGGTCCGCGTGGTCCCGCCCGGCCTTCGCCCGGGCGGCCGCGGCGCCCGGACGGCCCCGCGCCGGCGCCGGGAACAGCTCCTCGGTCGGGCGGACGCCCGGCCGCGCCGGCGCCGTCGTCCCGGCGGCCCGCTCCACCCACTCCTGCAACAGGGACAGCACCGTCGTCCCGTCCGCGATGCTGTGCGCGGCGGTGAGCACGAGGTCCGCGCCGGAGCCGTCCTCGGCGAGCACGACCGCGGCCCTCAGCAGCGGCCCGGTCCGGCTGTCGATCCGCCGGGCCAGCTCGTCCTCGACGACGCCCGGTTCCCGGTCCCCGGTCAGCACCCGCAACGGGACCGGCGCACGGGCCGGGACGAAGCGCGGCCGCGGCCCGTCGCCGCCGACGGCGACCCGGGTCAGCGGATGGGTGCGCTGCACCGCGTCGAGGCCGTCCCGCAGCGCGGGGACCGTGACCGGGCCGTGCACGGTCAGCCGGCCGACCACGTTCAGCGGGCTGATCCGGTCGGCGACGTCGTAC harbors:
- a CDS encoding phthiocerol/phthiodiolone dimycocerosyl transferase family protein, coding for MDPRPLSPLERWYDVADRISPLNVVGRLTVHGPVTVPALRDGLDAVQRTHPLTRVAVGGDGPRPRFVPARAPVPLRVLTGDREPGVVEDELARRIDSRTGPLLRAAVVLAEDGSGADLVLTAAHSIADGTTVLSLLQEWVERAAGTTAPARPGVRPTEELFPAPARGRPGAAAARAKAGRDHADLARHRPARVEADRIVPHASRRTGLVRREIAGPALSALVIACRAAGVSVHGLLGGTLARVVARESPGAGCMVLGSPVDFRADLEPPVDRHEVGSFVATLPTVVDTTGDPWDAAAAIGDDLAARRARGEHFSMITELGRAAPATPDAAGPFLDRLDREGPINLCLTNLGVCAVPDRIGPWDVSGARFAAGISVVGLLVAAVTTHRGVLSIDLTHVEDAVPAARAARIADGWLDELTGLVAARRPIAAPAGVAR
- a CDS encoding oxidoreductase, which translates into the protein MTAVQPMSTAELVDRARALGPLVAEHSARGDRDRRLPDEVVSALTDAGLFDLSVPRALGGPELPVRGVIEVAAAVAESDGAAGWVTAIYNSCAWMAALFPDRAREEVFGGTGGRRVSGVVAGTAETAPVDGGYRVSGRWPYNSGSWHADWAVLGVPVTGDDGTVLDQALALVPTAACRVEDTWDVAGMRGTGSNTLVVDDVVVPLHRMFSVTGALRDDHVDGPGSPYRSAFLPYVSVVLTGPLLGLGRAALSLVTAKAHDKAIAYTTYERQADSVAFQLAVAQAATELDTAELHALRAADDVDAAAQRSEPLSPLVRARVRADISRCVECVLSAVDGLVSAHGAGSFATPNRLQRIWRDTGTAARHAVLAPALGYELYGKALLDVPNTTSPFV
- a CDS encoding SDR family oxidoreductase encodes the protein MSARGTVLVTGASSGLGRHCALTLARSGFTVLAGVRRGTDGERIAADARPGAVHPLRFDVTDEDAVRAAAAEAERLGGIRGLVNNAGICVSAPLECLPPDELRRQLEINVVGQVSVTQAFLPQLRRHRGRIVNVTSGLGSLAVPYMGAYAMAQFAKEAMSDALRRELAPLGVRVSVVQPGAILTPIWDKVSDTADEVLARSPDVADTYRDVFTRFLRGNAEGARTSRTTPDDVARAVLRALTAARPRTRYPVGRDARSAVRLARLLPDGLLDRRFVPLTHT